The DNA window GAATTCGATTCGTTCGCAGAGTCGTGCGTTTTTTCGGTGGCGCCGTTCGCGGGAGCTTGGGAACTTCAATCAGAACTCCTTGCCTCCCCAAACCGCCATGCCGACCCTGCTCAACGAACTCGCGATTAATCTCGAGCAGAACAAATTTGCGTTCCTGGCGATCTCCCCGATGTCGTTCCACGTCCAGGCACGCCAAACCCGTACTTCCGGTTCCCGAAAACGGATCGAGAACGACTTCACCCGGCTCGGTACTCTTCTCGATGAGTTGCCGCAGCAGTTCCACCGGCTTCTGAGTGGCATGACGACGAAACGCCGAAGGAACGTTGTCGCACGGCAGGACGTCCGACTCCCGCGTCCCATTGAGGGCTCGTTTGCCCTTGACGGCAAACACGATCATCTCATATTGCGGCGCATAAGCGCCATCAAGATCGCCGCTCCCATGATTGTTCTTATGCCAGATGAGGCAGTTTTTGATCTTGAACCGCCGGGCGATTTGACGGTAGAACTCCGGATAGGTGTCGAACCGCGTGAAACAGTAGAAGTGCCGGTCCGGCTTCAGCACGCGATACACTTCGTCCACCCACTCTTCCAGCCATCCGAGCGCCGCATCATTGTCGAACTTGGGAAGCTTGGGCCGGGCCACGCGCCGATTCGACTGGTAGTCAATCCCATAGGGAGGATCGGTCAACACCAGGTCCACGCATTCGTCCGGCAGTTTCCGCATCTCCTCGAAGCAGTCACAGCAGATGAATGCATTGATGTAGCGATCAGGAACGTCCATGGCACCTCGGAGAGAGGGTCACTCGCATAGTCCGTCGAGTGACCCGCGGTTCTATGACTGGAACATTGCCTTGAACACGTACCCGGCCAGCCGGGGATTTTCTTTCAACCGCCGCGTTGAGTAGCCGTACCACGATTTCCCGTAGGGAATATAGACGCGGAGACGATGTCCACGCGACTG is part of the bacterium genome and encodes:
- a CDS encoding site-specific DNA-methyltransferase, which gives rise to MDVPDRYINAFICCDCFEEMRKLPDECVDLVLTDPPYGIDYQSNRRVARPKLPKFDNDAALGWLEEWVDEVYRVLKPDRHFYCFTRFDTYPEFYRQIARRFKIKNCLIWHKNNHGSGDLDGAYAPQYEMIVFAVKGKRALNGTRESDVLPCDNVPSAFRRHATQKPVELLRQLIEKSTEPGEVVLDPFSGTGSTGLACLDVERHRGDRQERKFVLLEINREFVEQGRHGGLGRQGVLIEVPKLPRTAPPKKRTTLRTNRIRARKDETLPLGLS